In the Heteronotia binoei isolate CCM8104 ecotype False Entrance Well chromosome 13, APGP_CSIRO_Hbin_v1, whole genome shotgun sequence genome, one interval contains:
- the ENPP7 gene encoding ectonucleotide pyrophosphatase/phosphodiesterase family member 7: MFAFLGLMVSLLALGACAPLQRTSTRKKLLLVSFDGFRWNYDQDVNTPNLDAMARDGVKARYMTPPFVTQTSPCHFSLLTGKYIENHGVIHNMWFNTSTGQKLPYYNTQRVSSWWDNGSLPIWITAQRQGLKTASLFFPGGNATYQGEQVNVKRVEGLFHKYNNVTEWRQNINLVMEWFTKDNVDFVALYFGEPDSTGHKYGPESQERKEMVSQVDQTVGYLRQSIKEHGMSSALNLIITSDHGMETVIKQDEIHLQKVENFSFRDIQFELVDYGPQGLLVPKPGKLEQVYEALKKADPKLHVYKKEEFPKRFRYANNSRITPLVLYSDPGYVIHGRIKVQFNKGEHGFDNEDMNMKTIFRAEGPDFKRGLETEPFESVNVYALLCELLEITPEPHDGSLNVTWPMLLKSEGLVSLPSFQGLRSYQEQFRVHMVQPLIAESTFT, translated from the exons ATGTTTGCTTTCCTAGGGCTGATGGTTTCCCTATTGGCCCTTGGAGCTTGTGCTCCCTTGCAAAGAACAAGCACTCGCAAGAAACTCCTACTGGTTTCCTTTGATGGTTTCCGCTGGAATTATGACCAAGATGTGAACACCCCCAACCTGGATGCCATGGCAAGAGATGGGGTAAAGGCACGTTACATGACTCCTCCGTTTGTTACCCAGACAAGCCCATGTCACTTCAGCCTTCTTACAG GGAAGTATATTGAGAACCACGGGGTGATTCATAACATGTGGTTCAATACCAGCACTGGGCAGAAGCTTCCTTATTATAACACACAGAGGGTGTCTTCCTGGTGGGACAATGGCAGCCTCCCTATTTGGATCACAGCACAAAGGCAG GGTTTGAAGACAGCCTCCCTTTTTTTCCCTGGAGGGAATGCCACCTACCAGGGGGAACAGGTGAATGTCAAGAGGGTAGAAGGCCTCTTTCACAAGTACAACAATGTGACTGAGTGGAGGCAGAACATCAATCTTGTCATGGAATGGTTCACCAAGGACAATGTTGACTTTGTGGCCCTTTACTTCGGAGAGCCCGACTCCACAGGACACAAATATGGCCCGGAGTCTCAGGAGAGGAAAGAAATGGTTAGTCAAGTGGACCAGACAGTCGGTTACTTGCGGCAGAGCATCAAGGAGCATGGCATGAGCTCAGCACTGAACTTGATAATCACATCTGACCATGGCATGGAAACAGTAATAAAACAAGATGAAATTCACCTCCAAAAAGTGGAAAACTTCTCTTTTCGGGACATTCAGTTTGAGTTGGTAGATTATGGACCACAAGGACTACTGGTGCCAAAACCAGGAAAACTAGAACAAGTTTATGAGGCCCTGAAAAAAGCGGACCCAAAGCTCCATGTCTATAAGAAAGAGGAATTCCCCAAGAGATTCCGTTATGCCAACAACTCCCGGATCACACCTCTTGTATTGTACAGTGACCCTGGCTACGTCATCCATGGG AGAATCAAAGTGCAATTCAACAAAGGGGAACATGGCTTTGACAATGAAGACATGAACATGAAAACCATATTCCGGGCTGAAGGACCAGACTTCAAGAGAGGTCTGGAGACGGAGCCTTTTGAAAGTGTGAATGTTTATGCCCTCCTTTGCGAACTCCTGGAGATCACACCAGAACCCCATGATGGATCCTTGAATGTCACATGGCCCATGCTGCTCAAGTCTGAAGGTCtggtcagccttccatccttccaag